In Gossypium hirsutum isolate 1008001.06 chromosome D06, Gossypium_hirsutum_v2.1, whole genome shotgun sequence, one genomic interval encodes:
- the LOC107940782 gene encoding protein ENHANCED PSEUDOMONAS SUSCEPTIBILITY 1 yields the protein MDPSSVRIISECYVTPQHASDRSKQPYYLTTWDIVMLSVQYIQKGLLYAKPEGNCEENLISNVLDRLKQSLSIALVHFYPLAGRLATKIEENPKSHFVFVDCNNSPGAKFVHAAVDLSVSDIVSPTYVPLVVQSFFDHDRAINYDGHTRPLLSIQVTELVDGVFIGCSMNHAIGDGTSFWHFFNTLSEIFQAQGDTNLKISRPPVLEKWFPEGHGPLLNLPFTNQDELISRFEAPELLERIFHFSAKSIAKLKERANTESNTTKISSFQSLSAFVWRSITKARRFPNETVTGCRLAINNRSRLEPALSPDYFGNSIQTVRAVTTAGELLNHGLGWAAWKLHQAVVNHTDKQVRGFVNGWLDSPFIYQIAQLFDPQSVMMGSSPRFNKYGNEFGLGKALTLRSGYAHKFDGKVSAYPGHEGGGSIDLEICLPPSSMKALELDEEFMSVVSCGGIGI from the coding sequence ATGGATCCATCATCAGTTCGAATCATCTCAGAATGTTATGTTACACCACAACATGCTTCTGATCGATCAAAACAGCCTTACTATTTGACAACATGGGATATTGTTATGCTGTCGGTGCAATACATCCAAAAGGGTCTTCTCTATGCCAAACCAGAGGGTAACTGTGAAGAAAACTTGATCAGCAATGTCTTGGATCGGCTCAAGCAATCCCTTTCCATAGCCCTAGTTCATTTCTATCCCTTAGCAGGTCGGCTCGCAACGAAAATAGAAGAAAACCCGAAGTCTCATTTCGTCTTTGTGGATTGCAATAACAGCCCAGGAGCCAAATTTGTACATGCAGCTGTTGATTTATCCGTGTCCGACATTGTTTCCCCTACTTATGTTCCGTTGGTTGTTCAATCGTTTTTCGACCATGACCGAGCAATCAACTATGATGGTCACACCAGGCCTTTGTTATCGATTCAAGTCACCGAGCTGGTAGATGGGGTGTTCATAGGTTGTTCCATGAACCATGCTATTGGCGATGGAACCAGTTTCTGGCATTTCTTCAACACATTGTCTGAAATATTTCAAGCACAAGGAGATACTAATTTGAAAATCTCACGTCCTCCAGTGTTAGAGAAATGGTTTCCAGAGGGTCATGGTCCATTACTTAACCTTCCTTTCACTAACCAAGATGAGTTAATTTCCAGATTTGAAGCACCCGAGCTTTTAGAGAGAATATTCCATTTCTCAGCAAAATCCATTGCAAAGCTCAAAGAAAGGGCTAACACAGAATCCAACACCACCAAAATCTCCTCCTTTCAATCTTTATCTGCATTTGTATGGCGGTCAATAACAAAGGCACGTCGTTTCCCAAACGAAACAGTCACTGGTTGTAGGTTAGCTATAAACAATAGGTCAAGGCTAGAACCAGCTTTATCCCCAGATTATTTTGGTAACTCAATTCAAACTGTTAGAGCAGTGACCACAGCTGGTGAACTACTTAACCATGGTCTCGGTTGGGCTGCTTGGAAACTACACCAAGCTGTGGTTAACCATACAGATAAACAAGTGCGTGGTTTCGTCAATGGTTGGCTTGATTCACCTTTCATTTACCAGATTGCTCAGCTTTTTGACCCACAAAGTGTGATGATGGGAAGCTCACCAAGGTTCAACAAGTACGGAAATGAGTTCGGGTTAGGGAAAGCATTGACGCTTCGAAGTGGATATGCTCATAAGTTTGATGGGAAAGTTTCGGCGTATCCAGGACATGAAGGTGGAGGAAGTATTGACTTGGAAATTTGCCTTCCACCATCTTCAATGAAAGCTCTTGAATTAGATGAAGAGTTCATGAGTGTTGTTTCTTGTGGTGGAATTGGTATCTGA
- the LOC107940794 gene encoding subtilisin-like protease SBT3: MAADITKHLYVYCWVSFCVLFMFIKLAKSDNYIVHMDISAMPKAFSNQHTWYLATLSSVSAKSKAETNPTTPFSKLIYTYNHVIQGFSASLTPAELESLKNSPGYVSSVKDRVVKVDTTHSFEFLDLNSGTGAWPVSSFGKDVIVGVIDTGVWPESESFNDDGMSDVPSRWKGECESGTQFNSSLCNKKLIGARFFNKGLIAHNSNITISMNSTRDTEGHGTHTSTTVAGTYVKDASYFGYAPGTARGMAPMARVAMYKALWEEGAYTTDIIAAIDQAITDGVDVLSMSLGLDGVDLYEDPIAIATFAAIEKNIFVSTSAGNEGPDVETLHNGTPWVITVAAGTMDRDFGATLILSNKVSINGLAQYPGNFTSTEFPIVFMDTCSNKTELSKIKQKIIVCQDPGKEDSLDDQFNNILAAGNIAAVFITNSSSVDVFVQSPFPAIFLVQKDGDTVVDFIKSNTDPKASIVFKKTILGIKPSPRVTSYTSRGPSYSCPLVLKPDIMAPGDSVLAAWPPNIAAARVNQDLVFTNFNLLSGTSMACPHVSGIAALLKAVYPNWSPAAIRSALMTTSDQIDNTGSPIKDIGGNLRPADPLAMGAGHVNPNKALNPGLIYDATVQDYVDLLCGLNFTQQQIKTITKTSSNNCSNPSLDLNYPSFIAFFNDRGAKPNSTTVVEFGRTVTNVGDGSFTYKANVTPINGLKVTVEPDTLVFKTKYEKKSYKLSIEGPKQLHKAVLFGYLTWEDSGKEHVVTSPIVATSYKIEK, encoded by the coding sequence ATGGCAGCTGATATTACCAAACACCTGTACGTTTATTGTTGGGTTTCTTTTTGTGTCTTGTTTATGTTTATCAAACTAGCAAAATCTGACAATTATATTGTCCATATGGACATCTCTGCCATGCCCAAAGCTTTCTCTAACCAGCACACCTGGTATTTGGCCACTCTTTCATCTGTTTCAGCCAAATCCAAAGCTGAAACCAACCCAACCACTCCTTTTTCTAAACTTATCTATACTTATAACCATGTTATTCAAGGTTTTAGTGCTAGTCTCACACCTGCAGAGCTTGAGTCCTTGAAAAATAGTCCGGGGTATGTTTCATCGGTTAAAGATAGAGTTGTAAAGGTCGATACAACACATTCTTTCGAATTCCTCGACTTGAATTCTGGTACCGGTGCATGGCCAGTGTCGAGCTTCGGCAAAGATGTAATCGTCGGGGTGATTGATACTGGGGTTTGGCCAGAAAGCGAAAGCTTTAATGATGATGGGATGAGTGATGTTCCATCAAGATGGAAAGGGGAATGTGAAAGTGGTACCCAATTCAATTCCTCATTGTGCAATAAAAAGCTTATTGGTGCTCGGTTTTTCAATAAAGGTCTGATTGCTCATAATTCCAATATCACCATCTCAATGAATTCCACGCGAGACACTGAAGGACATGGTACCCATACGTCCACAACTGTAGCTGGAACTTATGTGAAAGATGCATCGTATTTTGGCTATGCACCGGGGACTGCTAGAGGAATGGCACCAATGGCTCGTGTAGCCATGTATAAAGCTCTATGGGAAGAAGGAGCTTACACCACTGATATAATTGCAGCCATTGATCAAGCTATTACTGACGGTGTCGACGTTCTTTCAATGTCATTGGGCTTGGATGGAGTCGACTTATACGAAGACCCTATCGCAATAGCCACATTTGCTGCCATAGAGAAGAACATTTTCGTTTCCACATCTGCAGGCAATGAAGGACCAGATGTAGAGACTCTACACAATGGTACACCTTGGGTTATAACCGTAGCCGCCGGCACCATGGACCGTGACTTCGGCGCAACCTTAATCCTCAGTAACAAAGTGTCAATCAATGGCTTAGCTCAATATCCAGGGAATTTCACATCAACTGAATTCCCAATTGTTTTCATGGACACATGTAGTAACAAAACCGAATTGAGCAAAATCAAGCAGAAGATCATTGTGTGTCAAGATCCAGGCAAGGAAGATTCGCTCGACGATCAATTTAACAACATTCTAGCCGCTGGTAACATTGCCGCTGTCTTCATAACGAATAGCAGCAGTGTCGATGTATTCGTCCAAAGCCCATTTCCAGCCATTTTCTTGGTACAAAAAGATGGTGACACAGTTGTGGATTTCATTAAAAGCAACACTGACCCAAAAGCCAGCATTGTGTTTAAAAAAACAATCCTTGGTATTAAGCCATCACCAAGGGTGACTAGCTATACGTCTCGAGGTCCATCCTATAGTTGTCCACTGGTTTTAAAGCCTGATATTATGGCACCTGGTGACTCAGTCCTCGCTGCATGGCCTCCAAATATTGCAGCAGCTCGTGTAAATCAAGACCTTGTGTTCACCAATTTCAACTTATTGTCGGGAACATCCATGGCATGTCCCCATGTTTCGGGTATAGCAGCCCTTTTAAAAGCTGTTTATCCTAATTGGAGCCCTGCGGCAATTCGATCGGCTTTGATGACAACATCCGATCAAATCGATAACACAGGTAGTCCGATAAAGGATATAGGCGGAAATCTCCGACCGGCTGATCCTTTAGCCATGGGAGCTGGTCATGTTAACCCCAATAAAGCTTTAAACCCCGGACTTATATACGATGCTACGGTTCAAGATTACGTTGATCTCCTTTGTGGTCTAAATTTCACACAACAACAAATTAAAACCATCACGAAAACATCGTCAAACAACTGTTCCAACCCTTCTCTTGATCTCAATTACCCTTCTTTCATAGCGTTTTTCAACGACAGGGGTGCGAAACCGAACTCAACGACAGTCGTGGAGTTTGGAAGAACTGTGACTAATGTCGGAGATGGAAGCTTTACATACAAAGCAAATGTGACACCTATCAATGGACTTAAGGTAACAGTGGAACCAGACACATTGGTTTTCAAGACAAAATACGAGAAGAAAAGCTACAAGCTGAGCATTGAAGGTCCAAAACAATTGCATAAAGCTGTGTTGTTTGGTTATCTCACATGGGAAGATAGTGGAAAGGAACATGTTGTTACAAGTCCAATAGTTGCCACAAGctacaaaattgaaaaatga
- the LOC121218716 gene encoding protein ENHANCED PSEUDOMONAS SUSCEPTIBILITY 1-like — MKWSVYNLPVAEPVEMDLLRVVPLGAGPADEFVTRVEAPHVLEKIFHFSAESIAKLKETANTKSSTTKISSFQFLTAILSRDWSHHCPHIALGTQLKLTAVTTASELLEHGLGWAAWKLNQAVSNHTDKSLRGFVNDWLHSPFIHQISQLFDPQTVVIQAHKFQYIWK, encoded by the exons atgaaatggAGTGTATACAACTTACCGGTTGCTGAGCCTGTTGAAATGGACCTGCTCCGCGTCGTCCCCCTAGGAGCTGGCCCTGCT GATGAGTTCGTAACCCGAGTTGAAGCACCCCATGTTTTAGAGAAAATATTCCACTTCTCGGCAGAGTCCATTGCAAAGCTCAAAGAAACAGCTAACACAAAATCTAGCACCACTAAAATTTCCTCCTTCCAGTTTTTAACTGCAATTTTGTCTCGAGACTGGAGTCACCATTGCCCCCATATTGCTTTGGGAACTCAACTCAAGCTGACAGCAGTGACCACAGCCAGTGAACTGCTTGAACATGGTCTGGGTTGGGCAGCTTGGAAATTGAACCAAGCCGTGTCTAACCATACAGACAAATCACTTCGTGGCTTCGTCAATGATTGGCTTCATTCACCTTTTATTCACCAGATTTCTCAGCTTTTTGACCCACAAACTGTAGTGATACAGGCTCACAAGTTTCAATACATATGGAAATGA